A portion of the Oscillospiraceae bacterium genome contains these proteins:
- a CDS encoding accessory gene regulator B family protein has product MWERTLSQKLVRLFCEQKVVDESKADAYVYGYELLISSVVSVLLVILVSAVCGDVRYSLSFLIGFIPQRIYIGGYHATSHTRCYLAFTGLALICILLSKVIAANHLFRILTTAALMGIAIFFSPIEATNKPLGKKKRLSYKMVASVLSSIDFLFAIFNVLPDTRSITVYYISKWVLVIFAIIPFFQKQAKIS; this is encoded by the coding sequence ATGTGGGAACGCACGCTGTCTCAGAAATTAGTCCGTCTTTTCTGCGAACAAAAAGTGGTAGACGAATCAAAAGCGGATGCGTATGTCTATGGGTACGAGTTGCTCATATCGTCTGTTGTAAGTGTTTTGCTTGTCATCCTCGTCTCTGCCGTGTGTGGTGATGTTCGATACTCACTTTCATTTTTGATTGGGTTTATCCCGCAGAGAATCTACATTGGTGGATATCATGCAACGTCGCACACCAGATGCTATCTGGCATTTACCGGACTGGCACTTATCTGCATTTTGCTGAGTAAAGTAATTGCAGCCAATCACCTTTTTCGTATCCTGACAACAGCAGCTCTTATGGGCATCGCTATCTTTTTCTCTCCGATAGAAGCAACGAATAAGCCTTTAGGCAAAAAGAAGCGGTTAAGCTATAAGATGGTCGCATCTGTTCTTTCGTCAATAGATTTCCTGTTTGCCATTTTCAATGTGCTTCCGGACACCCGCAGTATAACGGTATACTACATTTCAAAATGGGTTTTAGTGATTTTTGCAATCATTCCGTTTTTTCAGAAACAAGCGAAGATATCCTAA
- a CDS encoding cyclic lactone autoinducer peptide, with protein MKKIMLLLSKVTCIMAMALAVLSVNSTCGFTAYQPDVPESLEHD; from the coding sequence ATGAAAAAGATTATGTTGCTCTTGAGCAAGGTCACTTGCATTATGGCAATGGCTCTCGCAGTCTTGAGCGTGAACAGCACCTGTGGCTTTACGGCATATCAGCCGGATGTCCCGGAATCGCTTGAGCATGACTGA
- a CDS encoding DUF6061 family protein: MKRNQNFDHNHSQKLLSFRYNIDTNRVEARFTDGSAVANRMPNCLRTSSTRYFTVGLTRRIECHRFFMATAENHCNVFCVTNWSSE; this comes from the coding sequence ATGAAACGAAATCAGAATTTCGACCATAATCACTCTCAAAAACTGCTTTCCTTCCGCTACAACATAGACACCAACCGAGTGGAAGCCCGGTTCACGGATGGCTCTGCCGTCGCCAACAGGATGCCCAACTGCCTCAGAACATCCTCAACCCGCTACTTTACAGTGGGGTTGACACGGAGGATTGAGTGTCATCGTTTTTTCATGGCTACCGCCGAAAATCATTGTAACGTATTTTGTGTTACAAATTGGTCAAGCGAATGA
- a CDS encoding DUF4366 domain-containing protein: MLKRLGVVIPSTILTLLMAVGFSTPAFAFVDTTEVMEEPTQVIEEEEPTEEEKIPFTIAGNGEVEDNIVDDPSKEFFTVKTKGGNTFFLVIDRARNSENVYMLSMIDEYDLQEFLDDEERNGKQEEETPAVVLPETKPEPTPDVEIEESKEESNGGINKILLLVFVAALGGAGAFFYFYIYKPKPKEETPQSENLETDQSLATVNEDNQSDNENGT, encoded by the coding sequence ATGCTTAAACGGCTGGGAGTTGTTATCCCCAGCACAATTCTGACCCTGCTGATGGCAGTGGGCTTTTCGACCCCGGCCTTTGCCTTTGTGGACACCACTGAAGTGATGGAGGAACCGACACAGGTAATCGAGGAAGAGGAACCGACCGAGGAAGAAAAAATCCCGTTCACCATCGCAGGCAACGGCGAGGTGGAGGATAACATCGTGGATGACCCCAGCAAGGAGTTCTTCACAGTAAAGACCAAGGGCGGCAACACATTCTTTCTGGTGATCGACCGGGCGCGAAACAGCGAAAACGTCTATATGCTCTCGATGATCGACGAGTACGATTTGCAGGAGTTTCTGGATGATGAAGAGCGGAACGGCAAGCAGGAAGAAGAAACACCTGCGGTAGTCCTGCCCGAAACCAAACCCGAACCTACCCCGGATGTGGAAATCGAAGAATCGAAAGAGGAATCAAACGGCGGCATAAATAAGATTCTGCTGCTGGTATTCGTGGCGGCGCTGGGCGGTGCAGGTGCGTTCTTTTATTTCTACATTTATAAGCCGAAGCCGAAAGAAGAAACGCCGCAGAGTGAAAATCTGGAAACTGACCAGAGCCTTGCGACTGTGAACGAGGATAATCAGTCGGACAACGAAAATGGCACATAA
- a CDS encoding DUF4315 family protein → MGKKLQKYLDEAEKTEQQIAELEERLRTIRAAQKKEEDSEIIRAIRSTKMGGRELLALLDNIQAGNVTFLTAVNNASEEAETEEAIEKDA, encoded by the coding sequence ATGGGCAAAAAATTACAGAAATATCTGGATGAAGCCGAAAAGACGGAACAGCAGATCGCGGAACTGGAAGAACGGCTGAGAACCATCCGGGCAGCACAGAAAAAGGAAGAGGACAGCGAGATCATTCGTGCCATCCGCAGCACCAAGATGGGCGGGCGCGAACTGCTGGCTCTGCTGGACAACATTCAGGCGGGCAACGTGACGTTCCTGACCGCTGTAAACAACGCTTCGGAGGAAGCAGAAACGGAGGAAGCGATTGAAAAAGATGCTTAA
- a CDS encoding NlpC/P60 family protein → MTKDGLVDENLRTGEQKSATAEEKPEKEDSAKETAEKEADEEPIVEEERCMDAGGGEEDAPRHHSTAKQSADYYKVHQEEGKPKDAPAEADVEPQTKKGRLSFEDEKGGIVRGMGMGVKKVAKKGVDTATGYAHQKVHQVEKDNSGVEAAHKSEEAAERLHHFVKGRKKPKDKSARAEKRGGEDQKSRRLKFSESEGGTAENAAEPPLKKKQPQPPPTAAGGEAKTGGAKFYQKKQYKDAYAAAKRGQKAGTAASKQAAAATNTITEKAKAAVQEIVVQNKTLWVSIGVGILLVMVMLGAFSSCGAAIQGTGSTFVGTTYPSKDADMKGAEEDYLELEKELDKQIRQMESTHPGYDEYRYQLDEIGHDPYQLISHLTAVYEQFTRGQVKPVIKELFKQQYLLKVWETIEIRTRMETRVGVRPTIDAFGNVSMETYTYQEEVEYEYKILNVLLKNKGFDTIARKNMNQKQTGRYDAYNLTYGNRPELFGAGSPTYSGGTTGSIGTGGGTGGSGGGFKYDIPSEALSDEKFAKMIKEAEKYLGMPYVWGGSSPSTSFDCSGFVCWVINNCGNGWSVGRTTANGLRGKCSYVSPADAQPGDLIFFEKTYNTVGASHVGIYVGNGMMIHCGDPISYTSINSTYWQSHFLGFGRIN, encoded by the coding sequence ATGACCAAGGATGGTCTGGTGGATGAAAACCTCCGCACCGGGGAACAGAAGTCCGCAACCGCAGAAGAAAAGCCGGAGAAGGAAGATTCGGCAAAAGAAACTGCGGAAAAGGAAGCCGACGAAGAACCTATCGTGGAAGAAGAACGGTGCATGGATGCCGGGGGCGGGGAGGAGGATGCACCCCGGCATCACAGCACCGCCAAGCAGAGCGCAGACTATTACAAAGTCCATCAGGAGGAGGGCAAGCCGAAGGATGCGCCTGCGGAAGCGGATGTAGAGCCGCAGACCAAGAAAGGCCGACTTTCTTTTGAGGATGAAAAAGGCGGCATTGTCCGTGGCATGGGGATGGGCGTTAAAAAGGTGGCCAAGAAAGGAGTGGACACCGCCACCGGGTATGCCCATCAGAAAGTACATCAGGTAGAAAAGGACAATTCCGGCGTGGAAGCTGCTCATAAGTCGGAAGAAGCCGCCGAACGCCTGCACCACTTTGTCAAAGGCAGAAAAAAGCCCAAAGATAAATCTGCCAGAGCGGAGAAAAGAGGTGGGGAGGATCAGAAGTCCAGACGCCTGAAATTCTCCGAGAGCGAGGGCGGTACTGCAGAAAATGCAGCAGAACCGCCGCTGAAAAAGAAACAGCCCCAGCCGCCACCGACTGCCGCAGGAGGTGAAGCAAAAACAGGCGGTGCGAAGTTTTACCAGAAAAAGCAGTATAAGGATGCCTATGCAGCCGCCAAGCGCGGCCAGAAAGCCGGAACTGCCGCCAGCAAGCAGGCAGCAGCGGCAACAAACACCATTACGGAGAAAGCGAAAGCGGCGGTGCAGGAGATCGTCGTGCAGAATAAAACCCTGTGGGTCAGTATTGGTGTTGGCATCCTTCTGGTGATGGTCATGCTGGGAGCCTTTTCAAGCTGCGGTGCGGCAATTCAGGGAACGGGCAGTACCTTTGTGGGAACGACCTACCCCAGCAAGGATGCCGACATGAAAGGTGCTGAAGAAGATTATCTGGAACTGGAAAAAGAACTGGATAAGCAGATTCGGCAGATGGAATCCACCCATCCGGGCTATGACGAATACCGTTATCAGTTGGACGAGATTGGCCATGACCCATATCAGCTTATTTCCCATCTGACTGCGGTTTATGAGCAGTTCACCAGAGGACAGGTCAAGCCTGTTATCAAGGAACTGTTCAAGCAGCAGTATCTCCTGAAAGTGTGGGAAACGATAGAGATTCGCACTCGCATGGAAACCAGAGTAGGGGTTCGGCCAACGATAGACGCTTTTGGAAACGTCAGCATGGAAACCTATACCTATCAGGAAGAAGTGGAGTATGAGTACAAAATCCTCAATGTCCTGCTGAAAAATAAGGGCTTCGATACCATCGCGCGGAAGAACATGAACCAGAAGCAGACCGGGCGATACGATGCCTACAACCTGACCTATGGCAACCGACCGGAACTGTTCGGCGCAGGCTCCCCGACTTACAGCGGCGGCACAACGGGCAGTATCGGCACAGGCGGCGGTACTGGTGGTTCCGGCGGTGGCTTCAAGTATGATATTCCATCGGAAGCATTGTCGGACGAAAAGTTTGCAAAGATGATAAAGGAAGCCGAAAAGTATCTAGGTATGCCGTATGTGTGGGGCGGCAGTTCCCCAAGCACCAGTTTTGACTGTTCCGGCTTCGTATGCTGGGTCATCAATAACTGCGGCAATGGATGGAGCGTTGGGCGTACGACGGCCAACGGCCTGCGAGGAAAATGCAGCTATGTCTCTCCTGCGGATGCACAGCCTGGTGACTTGATTTTCTTTGAGAAAACCTATAACACCGTTGGCGCGTCGCACGTTGGAATCTACGTCGGCAATGGCATGATGATCCACTGCGGCGACCCCATTTCCTATACCAGCATCAATTCGACCTACTGGCAGAGCCACTTTTTAGGCTTTGGCCGCATCAACTGA